The following are from one region of the Paenibacillus protaetiae genome:
- a CDS encoding ABC transporter ATP-binding protein, translated as MSIRVEQLEKSFRLKHKKAGIAGSLKALVHPQYADKIAVEGITFSVTQGETVAFLGPNGAGKSTTIKMLTGILHPSSGTAEVLGCCPWTERTKLAYRIGSVFGQKSQLWYHLPPIDTFELMSRIYELRRSDYLQRRDDLIERFELGPYLHTAVRKLSLGERMRCEIAASLLHRPQALFLDEPTIGLDVVVKQRIRELILELNREEGTTVFLTSHDAGDVEKLCDRAIVINHGRLIYDDRVDDMKQQFLTHKTVQLVLEEDPGELELAGVSVVNRNGARLTLNVDTALTSIEAVLSALMAAHRIVDMTAQDPPMEDVITQMYATFNGKEAFG; from the coding sequence ATGTCCATCCGGGTTGAGCAGCTGGAGAAATCGTTCCGGCTGAAACACAAGAAAGCCGGCATTGCCGGAAGCCTCAAGGCGCTGGTTCATCCGCAATATGCCGACAAAATAGCGGTAGAAGGCATAACCTTCTCCGTAACCCAAGGCGAAACGGTCGCCTTCCTTGGTCCTAACGGCGCGGGCAAATCGACCACCATCAAGATGCTGACCGGCATTCTTCACCCGTCGTCCGGCACGGCCGAAGTGCTTGGCTGCTGCCCCTGGACGGAGCGGACGAAGCTGGCTTACCGGATCGGCTCGGTATTCGGGCAAAAATCGCAGCTCTGGTACCATCTCCCGCCAATCGACACATTTGAGCTGATGAGCCGCATTTACGAGCTGCGGAGAAGCGACTATTTGCAGCGCCGTGATGATCTGATCGAACGATTCGAGCTCGGCCCGTATTTGCATACAGCCGTGAGGAAGCTGTCGCTGGGCGAACGGATGCGCTGCGAGATTGCCGCTTCCCTGCTGCATCGCCCGCAGGCGCTGTTTCTCGACGAGCCGACGATCGGGCTTGACGTCGTCGTGAAGCAGCGAATCCGGGAGCTGATTCTGGAATTGAACCGGGAGGAAGGGACGACGGTGTTTCTCACTTCCCATGATGCGGGCGATGTGGAGAAGCTGTGCGACCGGGCTATTGTCATCAATCACGGGCGGCTTATCTACGATGACCGCGTCGATGATATGAAGCAGCAGTTTCTGACGCACAAAACGGTACAGCTCGTGCTGGAGGAAGATCCGGGAGAGCTGGAGCTTGCTGGCGTATCGGTTGTAAACCGGAACGGAGCGCGGCTGACGCTAAACGTAGATACGGCGCTTACAAGCATCGAGGCGGTATTGTCCGCCCTGATGGCGGCACACCGCATTGTCGATATGACCGCACAGGACCCGCCGATGGAGGATGTCATTACGCAAATGTACGCCACGTTTAACGGAAAGGAGGCATTTGGATGA
- a CDS encoding ABC transporter permease, whose amino-acid sequence MIRMISLSKPSKYLFIGKITLRNQLAYIADFLVRSLFLILILYIFMQLWQTTFHGEGSSSISGYTFRQIMWYLVVTESMVIATPSLCTRIEGEVKSGDVAFKLIRPVSFLAFHYVEYMSEVALRFVINLALGSAVGLLLVGSPPVSAGLLWLPLIAFGGFTVNFMLGMLVALSAFWVEETRGLEFVYNKILFTVGGMLMPLELFPEKLRQIGHFLPFQTIVYFPAKTAVAMQPDALAGMLGLQLLWVALIGTAVWLVYRKGVRKLNVNGG is encoded by the coding sequence ATGATCCGAATGATCAGCTTGTCGAAGCCGTCCAAATATCTATTTATCGGTAAAATTACACTTCGCAATCAGCTCGCTTATATCGCCGATTTCCTTGTGCGCTCACTGTTCCTGATTCTGATCCTGTATATTTTCATGCAGCTGTGGCAGACGACATTTCATGGCGAAGGCTCCTCCTCCATCAGCGGCTATACGTTCCGGCAAATCATGTGGTACCTCGTCGTTACCGAGTCGATGGTCATTGCGACGCCCAGCTTGTGCACCCGGATTGAAGGAGAAGTCAAAAGCGGCGATGTGGCGTTTAAGCTGATCCGTCCGGTCAGCTTCCTGGCGTTCCATTACGTGGAATATATGAGCGAGGTAGCTCTCCGGTTCGTGATTAATCTGGCGCTTGGCTCCGCCGTCGGTCTGCTGCTTGTCGGCTCTCCTCCTGTCAGCGCCGGTTTGCTGTGGCTGCCGCTGATCGCGTTCGGCGGATTTACGGTCAATTTCATGCTAGGCATGCTGGTTGCGTTAAGCGCGTTTTGGGTGGAGGAAACAAGAGGGCTTGAATTTGTTTATAACAAAATATTGTTTACCGTCGGCGGCATGCTGATGCCGCTGGAGCTGTTTCCCGAAAAGCTCCGGCAGATCGGGCATTTTCTCCCTTTTCAAACGATCGTCTATTTTCCAGCCAAAACGGCCGTCGCTATGCAGCCGGATGCGCTTGCCGGCATGCTGGGCTTACAGCTGCTGTGGGTGGCGCTTATCGGAACAGCCGTATGGCTCGTATACAGGAAAGGAGTGCGAAAGCTGAATGTTAACGGCGGATAA
- a CDS encoding ABC transporter permease, producing MLTADKRAELTEYGKPGKFGRLLRFIGLSWKLNLAGAMEFRASFLLTVGTMIANNIVWIIFWGMFFGRFPVLNGWTLQDVMMMWAVASAGFGIMSVFFGNATRLATLIATGQLDIYLAQPKPVLLNVLISRMSVSAIGDILFGLGIFVCFGDVSLLGIAKFALSLAVSALIFIFFCVIAGCLSFWLGNTEGLSFQLFNALLTFATYPTGIFKGFGRLVLFSVIPAGFISGMPVWLIKDVNPAFLAGATGVSALLCAGGIVLFYAGLRKYASGNMMGLRQ from the coding sequence ATGTTAACGGCGGATAAACGGGCGGAACTAACGGAATATGGCAAGCCGGGCAAGTTCGGCCGGCTGCTCCGTTTTATAGGGTTAAGCTGGAAGCTGAATTTGGCAGGGGCGATGGAGTTTCGCGCGAGCTTCCTGTTGACGGTAGGCACCATGATTGCCAACAACATCGTCTGGATTATTTTTTGGGGCATGTTTTTCGGGCGCTTCCCGGTGCTGAACGGCTGGACGCTGCAGGATGTGATGATGATGTGGGCGGTGGCGTCAGCCGGCTTCGGCATCATGTCGGTGTTTTTCGGCAACGCGACAAGGCTTGCAACTCTTATTGCAACGGGGCAGCTCGATATTTATTTGGCTCAGCCAAAGCCGGTGCTGCTGAACGTGCTGATCAGCCGCATGTCGGTCAGCGCCATCGGGGACATCTTGTTTGGGCTTGGAATCTTTGTTTGTTTCGGGGATGTATCCTTGCTTGGCATCGCCAAGTTTGCACTGTCGCTTGCGGTCTCCGCTCTTATCTTCATCTTTTTTTGCGTCATTGCCGGCTGTTTGTCCTTTTGGCTGGGCAATACGGAGGGGTTAAGCTTCCAGCTGTTTAACGCCCTGCTCACGTTCGCCACGTACCCGACCGGCATCTTTAAAGGATTTGGCCGTCTGGTGCTGTTTTCGGTCATCCCGGCCGGATTCATCAGCGGCATGCCGGTCTGGCTCATCAAGGACGTCAACCCGGCGTTTCTCGCCGGAGCGACCGGCGTATCAGCGCTGCTCTGCGCAGGCGGTATTGTGCTGTTCTACGCGGGACTGCGCAAATACGCTTCGGGCAATATGATGGGGCTGCGGCAGTGA
- a CDS encoding DinB family protein produces the protein MLKLFEYNWQVRQDWFDWCRDVPEEELLKKRTGGVGGILHTLFHIIDVEYSWICGLEGKPEFKEPFDAYASLKQVMDLSAEFHKEVRPFTAAWTEDMEQKVLTDTWPNGEKVSFKYGEIMRHVIAHEIHHIGQLSVWSRELGKVPVTANFIRRGLF, from the coding sequence GTGCTGAAATTATTCGAATACAACTGGCAAGTACGGCAAGATTGGTTCGACTGGTGCAGGGACGTTCCGGAAGAAGAACTGCTCAAGAAGCGGACAGGCGGGGTCGGCGGCATTCTGCACACCTTATTTCATATTATAGATGTGGAATACAGCTGGATTTGCGGGCTGGAAGGGAAACCGGAATTTAAGGAACCTTTTGATGCCTATGCCAGCCTGAAGCAGGTGATGGATTTATCCGCGGAGTTTCACAAGGAAGTCCGCCCTTTCACAGCAGCTTGGACCGAGGATATGGAGCAAAAGGTATTAACAGATACTTGGCCCAACGGGGAGAAGGTCAGCTTTAAATACGGGGAAATCATGCGGCATGTCATCGCACATGAAATTCACCATATCGGCCAGTTGTCCGTATGGTCGAGAGAGCTTGGCAAAGTGCCCGTAACGGCCAATTTTATCCGGCGGGGGTTGTTTTAA
- the hisJ gene encoding histidinol-phosphatase HisJ: MAGQMDKRDGHTHTHFCYHGSGDHAELYVQNAIAQGFRTYSITEHPPLPEALTSRIPNGQALIDELAMPMKRLGEYLDMAESLREQYKDSIRLMAGLEVDYIPGMEQWTKGMLDECAGRLEDSLLSVHYLPGKGGWRCVDYTAEDFKEGLVDYYGSAERVYEAYYEAVEQSIDADLGLYKPKRVGHLTLIHKFKDAAAPADPDCCNDAILRILDKVQAKGMELDVNLAGLYQPACREVYPPEWILREAVKRGIPLVYGSDSHNPGHVGRGYDVYEQLMHKLHGERA, encoded by the coding sequence ATGGCAGGGCAAATGGACAAGCGGGATGGGCATACCCATACCCATTTTTGTTATCACGGTTCCGGAGACCATGCGGAGCTGTACGTGCAAAATGCGATTGCGCAAGGCTTTCGAACTTACAGCATAACGGAACATCCGCCGCTGCCGGAGGCGCTGACTTCCCGAATTCCAAACGGGCAGGCTTTAATTGATGAGCTGGCGATGCCGATGAAGCGGCTGGGCGAATACCTGGATATGGCCGAATCGCTGCGGGAGCAGTACAAAGATTCGATCCGGCTGATGGCCGGACTCGAAGTCGACTATATACCGGGCATGGAGCAATGGACCAAAGGCATGCTGGACGAATGTGCCGGACGGCTGGAGGACAGCCTCTTGTCCGTTCATTATTTGCCGGGCAAAGGCGGCTGGCGCTGTGTCGATTATACGGCGGAAGATTTTAAGGAAGGGCTTGTTGATTATTACGGCAGTGCCGAACGGGTTTATGAAGCTTATTACGAAGCTGTCGAGCAAAGCATCGACGCCGACCTCGGGCTGTACAAGCCGAAGCGGGTCGGGCATTTGACGCTTATTCATAAATTTAAAGATGCTGCAGCGCCGGCGGATCCCGACTGCTGCAACGATGCCATTTTGCGAATTTTGGACAAAGTGCAGGCCAAAGGGATGGAGCTTGATGTCAATTTGGCAGGGCTGTACCAGCCGGCATGCCGGGAAGTATACCCGCCGGAATGGATTTTGCGCGAAGCCGTCAAACGCGGCATCCCGCTTGTATACGGCTCGGATTCCCATAACCCCGGCCATGTTGGCCGCGGTTATGATGTATACGAGCAGCTGATGCACAAGCTGCACGGCGAACGGGCGTAA
- a CDS encoding winged helix-turn-helix transcriptional regulator, producing MAANHIATFEECPIVHAQNVISGKWKIIILWELREQKKRFSELQRAIPHVTQSMLTQQLRELEKYGMVHREVYREVPPRVEYSLTEIARDLLPVLEQLDAWGAKYLARNASGHR from the coding sequence ATGGCTGCCAATCATATTGCCACATTTGAGGAATGCCCGATTGTACATGCGCAAAATGTCATTTCCGGAAAATGGAAAATTATTATATTATGGGAGCTTCGGGAGCAAAAGAAACGGTTCAGCGAGCTGCAGCGCGCCATTCCGCATGTGACGCAGTCGATGCTTACCCAGCAGCTCCGCGAACTGGAGAAGTACGGCATGGTGCACCGGGAAGTATACCGGGAGGTACCGCCCAGAGTGGAATATTCGCTGACGGAGATCGCCCGCGATTTGCTGCCTGTGCTGGAGCAGCTGGATGCGTGGGGCGCCAAATATTTGGCCCGGAATGCATCCGGCCATCGTTGA
- a CDS encoding DsbA family oxidoreductase, with translation MEIEVWSDYVCPFCYIGKRRFEAALQQFRHKNEVNVIYRSFELDPTISRDGNPGVYDMLAAKYGMSREQAIANTSHITQQAKELGLDYYFDRTILTNTFDAHRLSHYAASKGKLSEMTERLLKAHFTDTLHIGNPETLADLAAEVGLDRAEALAVLESEQFANEVRADENDAASIGVRGVPFFVFDRKYAVSGAQPSEVFLDVLQKTWNEAHPLTVVGSADGVVCGEDGCVIPGKEGAGQ, from the coding sequence ATGGAAATCGAAGTTTGGTCTGATTATGTATGCCCGTTTTGTTATATCGGCAAAAGACGATTCGAAGCTGCGCTGCAGCAGTTTAGACATAAAAATGAAGTGAACGTTATATACCGGAGCTTCGAGCTTGACCCGACAATCAGCCGGGACGGCAATCCCGGCGTATACGATATGCTGGCTGCCAAATACGGCATGAGCCGCGAGCAGGCAATTGCCAACACCAGCCATATTACGCAGCAAGCCAAAGAGCTTGGCCTGGACTATTATTTTGACCGCACGATTCTCACGAATACGTTTGATGCGCATCGTCTGTCGCATTATGCTGCTTCCAAAGGCAAACTTAGCGAAATGACGGAGCGTTTGTTAAAAGCGCATTTTACCGATACGCTTCATATCGGCAATCCGGAGACGCTGGCGGATTTGGCTGCGGAAGTCGGCCTTGACCGTGCAGAAGCACTCGCGGTGCTGGAGAGCGAACAATTTGCCAATGAGGTGCGCGCAGACGAAAACGATGCCGCGTCCATTGGCGTAAGAGGCGTGCCGTTTTTTGTATTTGACCGCAAATACGCGGTTTCCGGCGCACAGCCAAGCGAAGTGTTCCTGGATGTGCTGCAAAAAACATGGAACGAAGCCCATCCGCTTACCGTTGTCGGCTCCGCTGACGGCGTCGTATGCGGTGAAGACGGCTGCGTCATTCCGGGAAAAGAAGGCGCAGGCCAATGA
- a CDS encoding LLM class flavin-dependent oxidoreductase — MIKLGVLDQVYVSEGRTATDGLYEAARLAQEAERLGYSRFWVSEHHAMRALAFSSPEVLIAHLAAATKRIRVGSGGIMLPHYSAYKVAENFRLLEALHPGRIDLGLGRAPGGMPLATRALQQDKYVDVNKFPQQVLDLIGYLHDAMPPGHQFEKLVASPVVPTAPEIWLLGSSGEGARIAAMLGTNYAFAEFFGTPGGQEATHYYNNHFEPNHVLEDKPRSMIATLAICAETEEEADRLARSADLLFLGIRTGLEMPYMPSVQTATDYPYTEMDRLHIQQIRQRRIIGTPEQVKEQLLRMGEEYNVGEILINSPIHDPEARIRSYELIAHAFGMRGE; from the coding sequence ATGATTAAGCTTGGCGTATTGGATCAGGTATATGTCAGCGAAGGAAGAACCGCAACAGACGGTTTATATGAAGCGGCACGGTTAGCGCAGGAAGCGGAGCGCCTTGGTTATTCGCGCTTTTGGGTGTCGGAGCATCATGCGATGCGGGCGCTTGCTTTTTCCAGCCCGGAGGTGCTGATTGCTCACCTCGCAGCAGCGACCAAACGGATCCGGGTTGGCTCCGGCGGCATTATGCTGCCGCATTACAGCGCGTACAAGGTGGCGGAGAACTTCCGGCTGCTTGAAGCGCTGCATCCGGGCCGCATCGACCTTGGCCTCGGCCGCGCGCCGGGCGGCATGCCGCTGGCAACAAGAGCGCTGCAGCAGGATAAATACGTCGATGTGAATAAATTTCCGCAGCAGGTGCTGGACCTGATTGGTTATTTGCACGATGCGATGCCTCCCGGCCACCAGTTCGAGAAGCTGGTTGCTTCGCCGGTGGTGCCAACCGCTCCGGAAATTTGGCTGCTCGGCTCGAGCGGCGAAGGCGCACGAATTGCCGCTATGCTGGGCACTAACTACGCGTTTGCGGAGTTTTTCGGGACTCCTGGCGGGCAGGAAGCAACCCACTATTACAATAATCATTTTGAACCCAATCACGTGCTGGAGGATAAGCCGCGTTCCATGATTGCAACGCTGGCGATTTGCGCCGAAACGGAAGAAGAAGCGGACCGCCTTGCCAGAAGCGCGGACCTGTTGTTCCTCGGCATCCGCACCGGGCTTGAAATGCCCTATATGCCCTCCGTCCAAACGGCAACGGATTACCCGTATACGGAAATGGACCGGCTCCATATTCAGCAAATCCGCCAGCGGCGCATCATCGGCACGCCCGAGCAGGTGAAGGAACAGCTGCTGCGCATGGGCGAAGAGTATAACGTAGGCGAAATTTTGATCAACAGCCCGATCCACGATCCGGAGGCGCGCATCCGCTCTTACGAGCTGATTGCCCATGCATTTGGGATGCGGGGCGAATAA
- a CDS encoding acyl-CoA thioesterase: MKKISFIQPDMEGWLQKFHFDVPIKVRYCETDMLGHVNNVSYFMYFEQGRIDYFENLDLTDALFGKERVSVVADLECQYLAQVYLKDPLRLHVRAARLGRSSIDIHYALAANGELKAAGRGTIVLIDTGTGKSTPIPDTARERIAAFEGGSLEQ; this comes from the coding sequence ATGAAAAAAATCAGCTTCATTCAACCGGATATGGAAGGCTGGCTGCAAAAGTTTCATTTTGATGTGCCGATCAAGGTTCGTTATTGTGAGACGGATATGCTGGGCCATGTGAATAATGTCAGCTATTTTATGTATTTTGAGCAAGGAAGAATCGATTATTTTGAGAATCTGGATTTGACGGATGCACTGTTCGGGAAGGAAAGGGTATCGGTGGTCGCGGACCTGGAATGCCAATACTTGGCGCAGGTGTATTTAAAAGATCCGCTGCGCCTGCATGTGCGTGCGGCTCGCCTTGGCCGGTCCTCGATCGACATTCATTACGCGCTTGCCGCAAACGGCGAACTGAAAGCGGCTGGCCGCGGCACTATCGTGCTGATTGATACAGGCACTGGCAAAAGCACGCCAATCCCCGACACCGCCCGCGAGCGGATTGCGGCATTTGAAGGCGGCAGCCTGGAGCAATAG
- a CDS encoding ABC transporter ATP-binding protein translates to MADTTLEIEQLDFRYAGRGAESRYLLRDVNLHADAGEFVSLIGASGSGKSTLFKLIAGLLQQDGGIIRLNGKPVHNRLGQVAYMPQNDLLLPWRTVLDNCLLPMELAGRKKRDREPMKQQVRGVLASFGLAGVEAAYPRELSGGMKQRAALARTLACGHELLLLDEPFGALDAMTKRGMHRWLLELWGGMNQTVLFITHDLEEALLLSDRIYVLGGDHPGGAAEVKIGLPRPRDYRMIYEPKFMEMRQQLERMLDEQAIFS, encoded by the coding sequence GTGGCAGACACAACGCTGGAAATCGAACAGCTGGACTTCCGCTATGCCGGACGCGGGGCGGAAAGCCGGTATTTGCTCCGCGATGTAAACCTGCATGCGGACGCGGGCGAGTTTGTTTCGTTAATTGGTGCAAGCGGCTCCGGCAAAAGCACGCTGTTTAAGCTGATTGCCGGACTGCTTCAGCAGGACGGCGGCATAATCCGGCTAAACGGCAAGCCGGTTCACAACCGGCTTGGCCAGGTCGCTTACATGCCGCAAAACGACCTGCTGCTGCCATGGCGGACGGTGCTGGACAACTGCCTGCTGCCCATGGAGCTGGCCGGCCGAAAAAAACGCGACCGTGAGCCAATGAAGCAGCAAGTTCGCGGTGTGCTCGCAAGCTTTGGGCTAGCCGGCGTAGAAGCCGCTTATCCCCGGGAACTGTCCGGCGGCATGAAGCAGCGCGCCGCTTTGGCGCGGACGCTGGCCTGCGGCCATGAGCTGCTGCTGCTGGATGAGCCGTTTGGCGCGCTGGATGCGATGACCAAACGCGGCATGCACCGCTGGCTGCTGGAGCTATGGGGCGGCATGAACCAGACCGTGCTGTTTATTACGCATGATTTGGAGGAAGCGCTGCTGCTCAGCGACCGGATTTACGTGCTGGGCGGCGATCATCCCGGAGGCGCAGCCGAAGTGAAGATCGGACTGCCTCGGCCGCGGGATTACCGGATGATCTATGAGCCCAAGTTTATGGAGATGAGACAACAATTGGAGCGGATGCTGGATGAACAAGCGATTTTTTCATAG
- a CDS encoding ABC transporter permease → MNKRFFHRWAENYGLFLLLLAALLAAWEMAARLGWVPSFILPAPTSVGQALADDRSLLLGKHLPATLREAGLGFAVSVAIGTVLGVLMHTSRLLAKALYPFIVISQTIPLIALSPVLIMWLGYTIWAKAAIVFLTAFFPVVVSTYDGLSRKNNGYAELLLTMGATRAEIFRKVSVPLALPAYFSGLKLAIVYCVVGATIGEWLGGTEGLGYFSKRMSGSLHTDSMFAAILLLSLLGIVLFAAVAALERLILQKRGYE, encoded by the coding sequence ATGAACAAGCGATTTTTTCATAGATGGGCGGAAAATTACGGCCTGTTTCTGCTGCTGCTCGCCGCATTGCTTGCTGCCTGGGAAATGGCGGCCCGCCTCGGCTGGGTCCCTTCGTTTATTTTACCCGCGCCTACTTCCGTCGGCCAGGCGCTGGCGGATGACCGTTCCCTGCTGCTGGGGAAGCATCTGCCTGCAACGCTGCGGGAAGCCGGCTTAGGGTTCGCCGTTTCCGTTGCCATCGGCACGGTATTGGGCGTACTGATGCATACGTCCCGTCTGCTGGCCAAAGCGCTGTACCCGTTTATCGTCATCAGCCAGACGATTCCGCTTATTGCGCTGTCGCCCGTGCTCATCATGTGGCTGGGCTACACCATATGGGCCAAAGCGGCGATCGTTTTTTTGACCGCCTTCTTCCCGGTTGTCGTCAGCACGTACGACGGCCTGTCGCGCAAAAACAACGGATACGCGGAGCTGCTGCTGACGATGGGCGCGACCCGCGCGGAAATATTCCGCAAAGTCAGCGTCCCGCTTGCTCTTCCCGCTTACTTCTCCGGCTTAAAGCTGGCGATCGTGTATTGCGTCGTAGGGGCTACGATCGGCGAGTGGCTTGGCGGCACCGAAGGGCTGGGCTACTTCAGCAAGCGGATGTCGGGCAGCCTCCACACCGATTCCATGTTTGCGGCTATCCTGCTGCTGTCGCTGC